One window of the Misgurnus anguillicaudatus chromosome 8, ASM2758022v2, whole genome shotgun sequence genome contains the following:
- the med8 gene encoding mediator of RNA polymerase II transcription subunit 8 codes for MQQREEKQLEASVESLITRVAHLKGSLQSFIYKLENEFDRLTWPSVLDSFALLSGQLNTINKLLRNEKTPSYRSQVIIPLLLSPDRDEELAKLTEQRVPVFSHEIVPDHLRTKPDPEVEEQEKQLSAEAARIGPEAAQKQIQTLNKLCSNLLEKLNNPRDDRDSETSALRQNKPSFNPAETNALVAAVGFGKGLSKCRPPGQVAPGHPGQQMMSGGPTLQQVTIAGSSGHQPGMGGQVTQQQPGQPGKMPSNIKTNIKSASMHPYNR; via the exons ATGCAG caACGAGAGGAGAAGCAGTTAGAGGCATCCGTCGAGTCTCTGATCACTCGCGTGGCTCATTTAAAAGGCTCCCTACAGAGTTTCATTTATAAACTGGAGAATGAATTTGACAGACTGACATG GCCCTCAGTCCTGGATAGTTTTGCCCTTCTGTCTGGGCAGTTAAACACCATCAACAAACTCTTAAGAAATGAAAAGACTCCGTCATACAGATCACAAGTTATCATCCCACTGCTGCTGTCTCCTGATCGAGATGAAGAGTTGGCT AAACTAACAGAGCAGCGAGTTCCTGTATTCAGTCATGAGATTGTGCCAGACCATCTAAGGACCAAACCCGACCCCGAGGTTGAGGAACAGGAGAAACAACTGAGTGCCGAGGCAGCCAGGATCGGACCTGAGGCTGCACAGAAACA GATTCAAACATTAAATAAACTGTGCTCAAACCTTTTGGAGAAGCTCAACAACCCTCGTGATGACAGAGACTCTGAAACCTCAG cTTTGCGTCAAAACAAACCATCATTCAATCCAGCTGAAACTAACGCACTGGTTGCCGCAGTGGGATTCGGAAAGGGTCTTTCCAAGTGCAGACCACCGGGCCAGGTCGCTCCTGGTCATCCTGGACAACAGATGATGTCAGGAGGTCCCACACTGCAGCAGGTCACTATTGCTGGAAGCTCAGGCCATCAGCCGGGAATGGGTGGACAGGTTACTCAACAGCAGCCCGGACAACCAG GGAAAATGCCCAGTAACATCAAGACTAACATCAAGTCTGCATCTATGCATCCTTACAATCGATGA